In Microbacterium maritypicum, the following are encoded in one genomic region:
- a CDS encoding MarR family winged helix-turn-helix transcriptional regulator, whose translation MSASSDAPADAPASPSEEGRLSGADLDQAVTRVEQELGRLFARIRISWREAAATVHPELQPLGYQVLTSIATGKATSAGAIIEHLQTDKSAVSRQVRQLEQLGLVESVHDPEDRRARVLVATDLAQERIAVARSRYEGRIGERLRKWTAADLDHFADLLSALGGN comes from the coding sequence ATGAGCGCCTCGTCCGACGCCCCCGCCGACGCCCCCGCATCTCCCTCTGAAGAGGGCCGTCTGAGCGGGGCGGATCTCGACCAGGCCGTCACCAGGGTCGAGCAGGAACTCGGCCGTCTGTTCGCGCGGATCCGTATCAGCTGGCGCGAGGCCGCCGCGACCGTCCACCCCGAACTGCAGCCGCTGGGATACCAGGTGCTCACGTCGATCGCGACAGGCAAGGCGACCTCGGCGGGTGCGATCATCGAGCACCTGCAGACCGACAAGTCGGCGGTGAGTCGTCAGGTGCGTCAGCTCGAGCAGCTCGGACTCGTCGAGAGCGTGCACGATCCGGAGGACCGCCGCGCACGCGTCCTCGTCGCGACCGACCTGGCGCAGGAGCGGATCGCCGTCGCCCGCTCCCGCTACGAGGGCCGCATCGGCGAGCGGCTGCGCAAGTGGACGGCCGCCGACCTCGACCACTTCGCCGACCTGCTGTCGGCCCTCGGTGGCAACTGA
- a CDS encoding MDR family MFS transporter, which yields MGVWLTSINFLRRSVTPVTHTPSSAPEATRSAREVFTAISGLVVGMFVAVLSGTVVSTSMPVIIADLGGTQSQYTWVITASLLATAVSTPIWGKLADLVDRKVLVQISLILFTVGTVIAGFSTDTNMLIAVRVIQGIGVGGLMSLVMIAVALIISPRERGKYMGVVGGIMALGTIGGPLLGGLLTDVWGWRSNFFVGVPFAILALVLLQFTLHLPKPQRDSKVSIDYFGIVLLAVGVSTLLIWVSMGGSQFDWDSSTSIMLAVIAGVAIAAFITVEFFVKEPIVPMSLFRNRTFTLSVIASIAIGVSMFATSVFLAQYFQLARGATPTESGLMTIPMIIGQMGASIIIGQLVSRFGKWKGWMLTGSVLATIGVSLMATLRYDTPFPLVAVYMFILGAGLGMVMQNLTLIVQNDTAPQQLGAASSNVNFFRTIAGTIGVTVMGAMLSTSVASYITDSLEGFTPTTPAEVDALKHLASGDVPKVGQLPDTIRTIVEGAYGHGIADSFIIAIPLAVIAIIAIAFIKNKPLSTKNAAEQMLEQAEESVIEVSEAEVGASLSTGAIRLGGAESASPATGSVRVLEREDRDQER from the coding sequence ATCGGAGTATGGTTGACCTCGATCAACTTTCTACGCAGGAGCGTTACCCCCGTGACACACACCCCATCCTCAGCACCCGAAGCCACCCGCTCGGCCCGCGAGGTCTTCACCGCGATCTCCGGACTCGTCGTCGGCATGTTCGTCGCCGTGCTCTCGGGCACCGTCGTGTCGACCTCGATGCCGGTCATCATCGCCGACCTCGGCGGCACCCAGTCCCAATACACCTGGGTCATCACCGCGAGCCTTCTGGCCACCGCCGTCTCGACCCCCATCTGGGGCAAGCTCGCCGACCTCGTCGACCGCAAGGTCCTCGTGCAGATCTCGCTCATCCTCTTCACCGTCGGCACCGTGATCGCCGGCTTCTCGACCGACACGAACATGCTCATCGCGGTTCGCGTCATCCAGGGCATCGGCGTCGGCGGCCTCATGTCGCTCGTCATGATCGCCGTGGCCCTCATCATCTCCCCGCGTGAGCGCGGCAAGTACATGGGCGTCGTCGGCGGCATCATGGCCCTCGGCACCATCGGCGGCCCGCTGCTCGGCGGACTCCTCACCGACGTGTGGGGCTGGCGCTCCAACTTCTTCGTCGGCGTGCCGTTCGCGATCCTCGCCCTCGTCCTGCTGCAGTTCACGCTGCACCTGCCCAAGCCGCAGCGTGACAGCAAGGTCTCGATCGACTACTTCGGCATCGTGCTCCTCGCGGTCGGCGTCTCGACCCTGCTCATCTGGGTCTCGATGGGCGGCAGCCAGTTCGACTGGGACTCCTCGACGAGCATCATGCTCGCCGTCATCGCCGGAGTCGCGATCGCCGCCTTCATCACGGTCGAGTTCTTCGTCAAGGAACCGATCGTGCCGATGTCGCTGTTCCGCAACCGCACCTTCACGCTGTCGGTCATCGCCTCGATCGCCATCGGCGTCTCGATGTTCGCCACCTCGGTGTTCCTCGCGCAGTACTTCCAGCTGGCTCGTGGCGCCACGCCCACCGAGTCCGGCCTGATGACCATCCCGATGATCATCGGCCAGATGGGTGCGTCGATCATCATCGGCCAGCTCGTGAGCCGCTTCGGCAAGTGGAAGGGCTGGATGCTGACGGGCTCGGTCCTCGCCACCATCGGCGTCAGCCTGATGGCCACCCTGCGCTACGACACCCCGTTCCCGCTGGTCGCCGTCTACATGTTCATCCTCGGTGCGGGCCTCGGCATGGTCATGCAGAACCTCACGCTCATCGTGCAGAACGACACTGCTCCGCAGCAGCTGGGCGCCGCGTCGTCGAACGTGAACTTCTTCCGCACGATCGCCGGCACCATCGGCGTCACGGTCATGGGTGCGATGCTGTCGACCAGCGTCGCGTCGTACATCACCGACTCGCTCGAGGGCTTCACGCCGACGACCCCCGCCGAGGTCGATGCGCTCAAGCACCTCGCCTCGGGTGATGTGCCGAAGGTCGGACAGCTGCCCGACACGATCCGCACGATCGTCGAGGGTGCTTACGGCCACGGCATCGCCGACTCGTTCATCATCGCCATCCCGCTCGCGGTGATCGCCATCATCGCGATCGCGTTCATCAAGAACAAGCCGTTGTCGACGAAGAACGCCGCCGAGCAGATGCTCGAGCAGGCGGAGGAATCCGTCATCGAGGTCTCCGAGGCCGAGGTCGGCGCGTCGCTCTCCACCGGGGCCATCCGGCTCGGGGGTGCGGAGTCCGCGTCGCCCGCGACCGGTTCGGTGCGCGTCCTCGAACGCGAAGATCGGGACCAGGAGCGCTGA
- a CDS encoding MarR family winged helix-turn-helix transcriptional regulator — protein sequence MLAPEAVEQADVDSALGDLQAHLNLIFARTRSLWKESAARVHPELQVAGYKLLTFIARAGTANAHELAERFEMDKSVISRQVRMLEEAGLLESRPDERDGRLRVLSATPSACEALAEVRREYGTRLQAVVDELTPDEIQAASKVFRLLAEV from the coding sequence ATGCTCGCCCCCGAAGCGGTCGAGCAGGCGGATGTCGACAGCGCGCTCGGTGACCTCCAGGCGCACCTGAACCTTATCTTCGCGAGGACCAGGTCGCTCTGGAAGGAGTCTGCAGCTCGGGTGCACCCCGAGCTGCAGGTGGCCGGGTACAAGCTGCTGACATTCATCGCCCGGGCGGGCACCGCGAACGCGCATGAGCTGGCCGAGCGGTTCGAGATGGACAAGTCGGTCATCAGCCGTCAGGTGCGGATGCTGGAGGAGGCAGGACTCCTCGAGTCCCGGCCGGACGAGCGGGACGGGCGGCTCCGGGTGCTGAGCGCGACGCCGTCGGCCTGCGAGGCGCTCGCCGAGGTCCGCCGCGAATACGGCACACGCCTGCAGGCCGTGGTCGACGAGCTGACGCCCGACGAGATCCAGGCCGCATCCAAGGTGTTCCGACTCCTCGCCGAGGTCTGA
- a CDS encoding alkene reductase yields the protein MTLFDPAVFGALQLSNRVVMAPLTRTRADDDGVPTEVMAEYYRQRAGQGLIISEGTWPAAEGKSYAGQPGIVTPAQIEGWRPVTAAVHEAGGTIVMQLMHGGRVGHPEISGQPRVVAPSPLAAPGQTHTPVGKVDLPVAHALTLDEIPEVVEQFAQAARNAIAAGFDGVEVHGANGYLVHEFLSPVSNIRDDQYGGSPENRARFAIEVTTAVAAAVGADRTGIRLSPQHNIQGVLEEDDADVHATYAAVAQGLAPLGLAFIDVLSAAPTSALVQEDIRRTAGAALIINTGFGVVTTREEAEALVDDGWADAVAAGRPVIANPDLVARWREGTELNDPRPQLFYGRTAEGYTDYPSLESVRAGV from the coding sequence GTGACTCTCTTCGATCCGGCCGTCTTCGGCGCCCTGCAGCTGTCCAATCGCGTCGTCATGGCGCCGCTCACCCGCACCCGCGCGGATGACGACGGCGTGCCCACCGAGGTGATGGCGGAGTACTACCGGCAGCGCGCGGGTCAGGGCCTCATCATCTCCGAGGGCACCTGGCCGGCTGCCGAGGGCAAGTCCTATGCGGGCCAGCCGGGCATCGTCACGCCCGCCCAGATCGAGGGGTGGCGGCCCGTCACCGCGGCGGTCCACGAGGCGGGCGGCACGATCGTCATGCAGCTGATGCACGGTGGCCGAGTGGGGCACCCGGAGATCTCCGGGCAGCCGCGCGTGGTCGCCCCGAGCCCGCTCGCCGCACCGGGTCAGACGCACACGCCCGTGGGGAAGGTCGATCTCCCGGTGGCTCACGCGCTCACCCTCGATGAGATCCCCGAGGTCGTCGAGCAGTTCGCGCAGGCCGCGCGCAACGCGATCGCCGCGGGCTTCGACGGCGTCGAGGTGCACGGTGCCAACGGCTACCTGGTGCACGAGTTCCTCTCGCCGGTCTCGAACATCCGTGACGACCAGTACGGCGGGTCGCCCGAGAACCGCGCCCGCTTCGCGATCGAGGTCACGACAGCCGTCGCGGCGGCGGTGGGAGCCGACCGCACCGGCATCCGGCTGTCGCCGCAGCACAACATCCAGGGTGTGCTCGAAGAGGACGACGCGGACGTCCACGCGACCTACGCCGCCGTCGCCCAGGGCCTCGCCCCGCTCGGTCTCGCCTTCATCGATGTGCTGAGTGCTGCGCCGACGAGCGCGCTCGTGCAAGAGGACATCCGCCGCACGGCCGGCGCAGCGTTGATCATCAACACCGGCTTCGGCGTCGTCACGACGCGGGAGGAGGCCGAGGCGCTGGTCGACGACGGATGGGCGGATGCCGTGGCCGCCGGCCGCCCCGTGATCGCCAACCCCGATCTGGTGGCGCGGTGGCGTGAGGGGACCGAGCTCAACGACCCGCGCCCGCAGCTGTTCTACGGGCGGACCGCCGAGGGGTACACGGACTACCCCTCGCTGGAGAGCGTGCGCGCCGGGGTCTGA